A part of Ooceraea biroi isolate clonal line C1 chromosome 10, Obir_v5.4, whole genome shotgun sequence genomic DNA contains:
- the LOC105283691 gene encoding peptidoglycan-recognition protein SC2 isoform X2 has translation MSVNTIFGPNTGGQIIPNIISRAQWGAKSPKSPLSNLAKKPAPYVIIHHSTDTGCETQALCQAKVRGFQNYHMNSKGWTDIGYNFLVGEDGNVYEGRGWGKKGSHSKPFNGKSIGICIIGDYSNRTPKPAAVQAVSKLIAYGVSNDEIKSDYILLGHRQTGQTTCPGNSLYGMIKSWPHWQSSA, from the exons ATGAGTGTAAACACAATTTTCG GACCAAATACCGGAGGTCAAATCATCCCTAATATCATTTCTAGAGCGCAATGGGGCGCTAAATCACCAAAGTCACCACTTTCCAATCTTGCAAAAAAACCAGCGCCTTATGTAATCATTCATCACTCGACTGATACTGGTTGCGAGACTCAAGCTCTATGTCAGGCTAAAGTGAGAGGATTTCAG AATTACCACATGAACTCGAAAGGCTGGACCGATATTGGTTACAATTTTCTAGTCGGTGAAGATGGAAACGTTTACGAAGGTCGCGGCTGGGGCAAAAAAGGCTCTCACTCTAAACCTTTTAATGGCAAGAGTATCGGAATTTGTATCATCGGGGACTATTCTA ATCGAACACCAAAGCCAGCAGCGGTACAAGCCGTGTCTAAATTGATTGCTTATGGCGTATCCAATGACGAGATAAAGAGTGATTATATACTTCTTGGACATCGGCAGACCGGGCAGACTACATGTCCTGGAAACAGCCTTTACGGGATGATAAAATCATGGCCTCATTGGCAGTCATCTGCCTAA